TTATCTTTTTGAACAAGTTCAATTGCTTCTATTAATTCTCTTTCTTCCATTCCATTATAGAAATAACCGTCCAAATTTTTTGTGAACAATTCATTTAATTTCTTACACTCTTTATCAGCAACCCAAATAATCACCTTTTTATTAGCTTGCTTATAAATTTCAATTATCTCTTTATGAGAGAGGTCTATCTCTAAGTCTAAAATGATCATATCGCTAAGTTCATTTGTAATTAAATCATCAGAGTAACTCGAGCCATCACTGACACGTATTACTGATTCTTGAAATCTCCGATTAAGCAATTGAACAATACCCTCTCTTAATAACGAGGGTTTTTTAACAAATAATATTTTCATTTTTATCACCTTTAAGTAAATTTAATTCATTTATGTATTTGCTTACAAGTTGTTATAGTAAGTTAAAAAAGGAAGAGAAAACTTGCTTAATCTGTCGTATTTTCTTTATTTAACTAAAAATTAATCCGTACTAAATATAAAAGTATATTTTATAATTTTTAATGATGATTAAAATCAGTAAATTGTGGTATATATGTACTATACCTTTTGTCACCCCCTAAAAGTTTAAAACCATTTTTATTACGTTCTTGTATATAATCTTGCTTTCAGTATTATTTTACCTAAATCAATAGTAATGATTTAAATCAATATAGTCAACTTTATTTTGATAAAAATCACTAATTTTACTAATAATTGTTTATGATTGATACAAATTCCCTATCTTTGTATTAGTATTAAAGTAACGAAATTGAACGGAGGGCTCTACGAAGATGCATACAATAGGGTTACGCATAAAACACTTACGAACCGAAAAAGGCGATTCAATGACAACATTAGGAAAGGCAATTGGTACAGACTCAGCCAATATAAGTAATTGGGAAAATGATAAACGAATACCCGGAGGAAAATTCATTATAGCTTTAAGTGAATATTTTAAAATTACAGCTGATTGGTTATTAAAAGGAAAAATAGGTGAGGAAACAAATTTTATCGAGCCTTCGCTTTTTATATCTAAAAAAAATGAATTGCATTCACATTTTTCTAGTTTAGCTTCAGAAGATCAACACTTTATCCAAGCCTTTGTTAGTTTTTACAGCAATTATAAAAACCGCGAACAAGGGATAACAACAGAATTTTATCAAGAGCTTCCATTACTTAAAAACAAACTAACAGGATCTTTATTATATGCTAATGATAATTTGCTTAAGTATATACCGATACCAAAACAACTCGCAAATGAAGGTGATTTTCTAATAATTGCTCCTGAAACTAAGGGTATTAAACAAGGGATTCAAACTGGAGATATCATTATTATCAAGAAAAAATACAAGGTTCAAAACGGACAACTAGTAATGGCTACGACTACTGATGGGGCCGTTAATCTGTATACTATTAAGAAAAACCAACAAATGATTCAATTAATAGCATTTGACCAGACAAAAGAAAGTGCTAATTCCAGTACAGAAGGCATTCAAATCCATGGTGTTGTTACAGGGGTATATAAATCAGAAGGTATATCGCTAGTCTAATTATACTATGTTGGTTTAGTACATAAAAAACTACAAACAAAAGCACTAACTACTCAAGAGTTGAATAGTTAGTGCTTTTATTTTGCCAATTCATTACAAGTCTTTACGGATTCTAGTAATCACTAAAAATCACTAGTTTTTCCACATAACACTATGTGTACCTCAAAAACTCATAACCATGACTTCCCCATGACATGCACTTTGTATCTATTTAGTAAATTCACTATAGCATGGAAGCAATCATTAACCTAGAATGTTGTTAGATTTTCTTACGTGAATTTTTAAATCCAGAGAATTCTTACAAAGGTCCACTTTGTCAATCTTGGAATAATTTCTTCTCTTTCCACTTCCCAAAACGATAATACATAAATGCAAATATACTGCTTAATACAAAACTTAGTCCCATTCCAATTGCAATACCCTTTTCTCCTATCGTTTCAGATAATAAATATGTTAATGGATAACGAAATAACCAAAAAGATATTACATTTAGAATTAGTACTTGATACATTGCACCAGCAGCTCGAACAATCCCATTTAACACAAAATTAACACCAAGAAAAGGATAAAAGAATGCCACAATCATCAGGAATTCAGAACCAAATCGGACTGCTTCTGGCTCTTGAATAAATAATTGAATGACTATACTAGCTGTCAGTAAAATAACTGACATGATGACTCCCATGATTATAAAGTTATAGATCAGCCCATATTTTGCGATTTGTCGCACTCTCTCCCATTTCTGCACACCAATATTTTGACCTGCCATACTATTCATGGCAGTCCCTAAAGCTTGAGCAGGGAGAATAAATAAGCTATCCAGACGTTGAGCTGCACTAAATCCAGCGACGACAGATTCACCATGCGATGTGACTACGCTAATAATAGCAGCTGATCCCGCAGAAATAACTGCCATCTGTAAACCTGAAGGAATTCCTAATTTCAAAATTAATTTCACTTCTGTTGCTTTTGGTAGGAATGGGAACACAAATGGTGCAAGATTACGTCTAAAGACAAAAATAATCCCATACAAAAATGCCACACCTTGTGATAAAATCGTAGCATATGCAGCACCTGTTACACCCCAATCTAATCCTGAAATGAAAAGGGGATCCAAAATAACATTTAAAATTACGGCTATGATAACAAATCTCAAAGGGGTCCGACTATCACCAAGCGCACGAAGCACTGTCCCAATAAAGTTATATCCTACTAGAAAGAAAATACCTAATGAATTAATACGGAGATAGGTAACTGCATCGTTGTGCATCGATGTAGGAGTTCCTAGTAAATTTACAATCCCTTCGGATGCTAAAAAACCAATAGAACCTAATAAAATCCCTAAAATACTTAACGTAACGACAAATGCATTAAGATAAACTTTTAAACCCTCTTCGTTCTCTTTAGCTTTTTGTTGAGAAAGAACCGTTAATGTTGTATTGTTTATACCTATAATGAAGGAAAGTAGTACGAAAATAATTGTACTAGATACAGCAATAGCACCCAGCGCATTACCTCCAAGTAAATTCCCCACCCATAAACTATCCGTAAATTGATAAGAAACTTGTAGTAGATTTGTCACCATAATTGGTGTTGAAAATACGAGAAGTTGCTTTATAATATTTCCTTCTGTGAAATCTTGCTGTTTTCTCATCAATTTAACTCCTTTGCTGTTCCTACTTGAATCTATTTATTGTATCATCTTTATTTTTAAAAAAGTAAAGATGTGCTTCCTTTTATCTCCAATGAATTAGAAACAAATTAAAAAGCTTCCTAACAATTTTCGTTAAGAAGCCTTTCAGTAGTATAGTATTCTCTAAAATAACTGTCTATTGTAGCTTTTATTATTCCAGTCCCTATCGAAAGTGCAGCTTCATCCAACATAAAATCTGATGCATGAAGTGAATGCTTCGTCTCTTCTGATTGAGCACATCCAAGAAAAAACATTGCACCGGGGATTTCTTTCGTGAAATGTCCGAAGTCTTCTCCACCCATACCGTATGGCGCATGGCTTATTTCCATACCAGGAAACAGCGACAATCCTGCATTTTCAATCATATCTATTAATTGATCATTATTATCTAATACTGGTTCGCCACTTTCTATTTCAAATTGATAATCCCCTTCAAAAGAGTAGACCAACTGAGCTACTTGGTCAATTTCTTTAATAAGTTGCTTTCTTACTTTATCTGAATAAGATCGAATAGTTCCGATAATTTTCACCGTATCTGGAATAATATTTGGATTTTGACCCCCACTTACTTTCCCTACGCTTATTGTTCCCACTTCTAATGGATCTATTTTCCTACTAATTACGCCATAAAGGCCCTGGAGGACAAATCCTAGCATCCAGATTGGATCTTTACTTTCATGTGGATAGCCACCATGTCCTCCCTTTCCCATAATAGTCAGACAAAAATTATCAACATTCGCCATACTTGCACCCTTATTAACTTGAATTGATCCAGTACGTTGCCAAGGACACATGTGTAAAGCTAAAAATGCATCTACTTGCTTCGTTAGACCAGCTTCTATAAAGTAAGGTGCGCCCGTTTTACCATCTATATCAGTATCCTCTTCCGCCGGTTGAAATATGAGCTTTACCGTTCCTCGAAAGTTTTCTGTTTGATAATCAGAAGCAACTAATACTGCTACACCTAATAGAATTGCCATATGGGCATCATGACCACAGGCATGCATGACACCTGGGTATGCAGAAGTATATGGGAGATCATTTTGCTCTGTGATTGGAAGTGCATCCATATCAGCCCGAATACCAATTACTGGACCACTTCCCTTCGTAATAGTTGCTATAATGCCATGTTTAGCAATTCCTCTTTCAATGGTAAATACGTTCAATGACTCTAACACTTCTACAATATAATCACTCGTTTGTGATTCTTGAAAACTCAATTCTGGATATTGATGAAAGTGACGTCTCCATTTATTTAACTGTTCTTCTAGTGCATAAGCCTGGTCCTTAATTAGATCCAATTGTTGTCTCATATGCACGACACCTCCTATCACGTAGTTGCAAAAAGCTTTTCTGGCAACAAGTGAAAAGCTTGCTCTAAATCATCTAGCAAATCTTCAATATCCTCTATACCAGCTGAATAACGAATCAATCCTTCTGGTATTCCCATGGCCGCTCTTTCCTCTGGAGTACATTCAACATGACTGGTCGTTCTTGAAGGACCTACCACTGTTTCAACAGCTCCTAAGTTCGCAGCTCGATTCGCATATTTCAACTTGGGTAACAAGTGACGAACTGTATCCACACCACCTTTTACAGCAAAACTTAACATACCACCATATTGTTTCATTTGTTCTGTTGCAATGGAATGACCAGGATGACTCTCTAATCCTGGGTAATATACCGCTTCAACAATATTTACTGTTTGTAAATATTTAGCCACCGCTAACGCGTTTTTACATTGTTTATCGACACGAAGCTTCAGTGTTTTCATTCCTCGGAGTAACAAGTATGCAGCCATTGGATCCAATGTTGCTCCATTAATTTCTCGATAATGATAAATCGCTTCAACTAATTCCTCAGATCCACAAACAGAGCCTCCTAGTGCATCCGCGTGTCCTCCTAAATATTTTGTTGCACTATGAATTACCAAGTCAGCACCTAATGCTAATGGGTTCTGATTAATCGGTGTTGCGAAGGTATTATCAACAATTACAACAGCTCCTGCCGCTTTTCCAACCTTCGCCATCCGTTTTATATCTGTTATTTTCACTGTCGGATTCGTAGGTGTTTCTAAATATAGTACGTTGCATCCTTTGGCAACTTCTTGCTCAATAGCCTCATGGTCGCCTGTATCACAAAGAACAACGTCAATATTCAATTTAGGTAAGAATTCTGTAAATATTTTATTTGTTCCACCATACGTGTCCTTAATTGATATAATCCGATCACCTGGTGAAAGTAATGTACCTAATGTGTTACTAATTGCTGCCATTCCAGTTGAAAAACTAGTAGCAGCTTTTGCTCCCTCAAGGTCTTTTATTTTTGCTTCAAATGCTTGCACAGTTGGATTCGTATTACGACCATATATATGACCTTCTTTCTTCCCGATTGCTACATCATACCATTCATCCATATCATCATAACCGAAAGATACACTATGAACTACTGGTACTTGTGTTGCTCCAAAAGCTAATGAATCTTTTTCTCCTGCCCATATTGCACGCGTTCCTATTTTTGCCTGTTTCATTATTATTCCCTCCAATAAAAGCTGATTAACTAATTATTCCTGATTGCTGTGTTCGTGGAAATGGATCTTGAACAATTAATTCTCTTGGATAATTTGCTAATGTTTCACATCCATTTTCCGTGATACGTACGGATTCACTTATTTCAATACCGTGTTGATCAAACCATAAAGCTGGAATAAAGTGAAAAGTCATATTTGGCTGCAAAATCGTAGTATCTCCTTTTCGAAGACTAGCGGTGTGTTCTCCCCAATCAGGCGGATAATTTAGTCCAACTGAATAGCCAATTCTCGCTTCTTTTTTAAAGCCGTATTTTTTAATCGACTTTCGCCAAACTTCTTCTACTTCACCACAAGTCATTCCTGGTTTCATCGCCTGAAGAACTTTATCCATTCCTTCCAAGACAACGGATTCTAAGTTTTGTAATTTACTAGTTGGTTTCCCTATAGATACAGTGCGTGCTAATGGAGAATGATATCGTTTATAACAACCAGCTAATTCAACAATTACAGCTTCTCCCTCAATATATTTACGATCTGACCATGTCAAATGAGGATTACCTGTATTCTCTCCTGAAGGAAGTAAAGGAACAATCGAAGGATAGTCACCACCATATTCCTCTGTACCACTAATCATGTTGTAGTACATCGTGGCGGCTGCATCACATTCTCTAACACCCGTACGAATCATTTCTGTACCCCTGAACATCGCTTGTTCAGCAATCTTTGCTGCTCTTTTCATATAGTGAATCTCCTGATCCGATTTAACCATTCGAACATAGTTGACAATCAAATCACCATCTTTAAATATTGCATTGGGTAAACCGCGTTTCAAACTATCATATGCCTTTGCTGAGAAATAATAATGATCCATCTCTACACCAATATTGCGATTACCTTGCCCGATTTGCGTCAATACTTCTGCAATATAATCCATTGGGTGATAGTTAGTCGAATTTACATAATAATCAGGATATGCCATCACATTTTCATCATAAAGCCATGTTGTAGCTTTCACTCCATTTGCATCCATATATCGTCCAATCCAAATTGGCTGTGCTTCATCAATAATAATAATTAGCATTTGATGCACATAAAAAGACCATGCATCATACCCCGTTAAATAGTACATATTAGCTGGATCAGAAATTAATAGGACATCAATTCCGCTTTCAGACATTTTTTGTTTTGTTTCTCTTATCCGATTTTGATACTCGATCAAATCAAAAGCTAGCATGTGCATTCCCCTTCCTGAATTAATAGAATATCTACTAATTCAAGTATTATTATCAGAATATTTATATATTTCTTTCTATTGTAAGGTTTGATCACATTTTATGTAATGTCCAAAATGTATGAAGTGATTTTTTTCTTTCCTACACATTTGCTAGGTGTGAGCACAAGCAATAATAATTTAATTCAACTTTCGAAGACTGAAAAGAGCAGATAAGACTTGGTCTAACTAGAAAATCACACAATACAAAATTTAAGTTGACTTCCCTTCCGTTTCACCTTAAGAACTTGATAGAAACTGCGACATAACATGCCGCTTTGGAAATATACTTCGCTTTCCGTGGGCACGGCTTCAGCTAACTTAGTAAAGCAAAAAACGCTTTACTAAGTGGATCTTCAGCCCGCGCTGTTCCCACAGGAGTCTACGTATATTTCCAAAGCTAGATATATGTTCTTTCGTGAGTTAAAAATTAGAATTATGAAGGAAAGACAATCCCTTTATTGTTAGTTTAATAACGTACACTTTAGCAATAAACAAGCTTATCAATTGTTTTGTTTTAAATTATAATGTGAACCTCAAAAACTAGTGAAAGAAGTAAGTGGTTGAGAGTCCTGTGGGATTGCGATTACTAACCCAATCGAACGCATGTGCTGCACCTACAGGACAAGGAATGCATCTAGGAGTTCATCCATTTGCTTGAGAAGCGGGTCAGGGGATTCTGTTAGGTCGCTGTTGATGGTAATTCAGATGCAAGTAACGTTAGTCAGAGTCTGTGCATGTTTAGTTATATTACAGTCCTTTAGAAAGTAGCTTCTTTTAAAGACCCCATCAAGCAATATATCAGCTGTTAAATCACTTCTCTTGACCAAACCAAATAACCGAACTACAGTTGAGATCTACTATAGTTCGGTTATTTGATTGACTTATTTTACTTTTGTCTCTTTATTGATTATCATTTTTCACTTGTTGCAGTTTCCAAATACGAACACTTAGTTCCAGTAAAAATGCATCGTCTGAATCAACTAAAGATAATTTTGTTAATGTTTCAATATTACGTAGACGATGTAATAATGATTGCCGATGTAAATTTAGGGCTCGGGCCGTTTGACTGACGTTTCCTTTATATTGATTATATGTTGAAAAAGTGTGGACAAGATCTGTCTGACGTTTTTGATCATAAATTAATAAATTATTTAAAGTCTGTTTCACAATATCCTTAACTTCTGGTTGATCAGATAAAGCCATTAACAATCGATCCACCTTCGTATCCTCATACATCGTTCGATTTCCGTAACCACCCTGTTCAATACCAATTTCAAGCGCAATTTTGGCTTTCCGATACGCATCTGAGAAGGAATAATCATCAATTTCTGGAGCTGCAATACCCCATGATATTACAATACCTTTCAACAACTCGCTTACACGACGTTCTACTTTATCTAAAAATTGATTAGCTATCTCCATATAAGCTTCTGGTGTTGCTTCTAAAAAGATGATTACTTTTCCAGCATCAAATGTCGTCATCGTTTTCACTGAAAATAATTCTCCAGCGTAAGTAATCTCCTTTTGAATGGCATAGTTTTGACTTTGTAAAGAAGAATTCTCTGATCGATCATTATCATATTGTTTAATAGCTTCACGATAATATAAATCTCCGACTAGACAAATATAATAGTACGTTAGGTCATATCCAAGTAAATCTGCTTTAGCAATTAAGTGATTGTCTTTGGCTACTTTCTGTTGCGCTAATTGTAAAACAAAATTATCTTTGAGTCGTACTTCAGTTAATTCAATTGCATTTTCTTTAACAAAGTATAAAGCGCATGCCGTTAATGCATGTTCTAATACATTCATTACAAACCACGAAAGTTGTTTTTTTTGTGTTGATTGCACCAATAAATACCCTTGTATCTTATGATTATTAATGACAGGGAGATAATAAATTGTTTGTTCCTTAACCTGATACGCTTCTAATAAATAATATAATGGATGTTCTCCCACTGATAAATCACTTTTACTAGTTTTTTCTTTATGCTTTAATTCTGTTTGAAAAGGTGTT
The nucleotide sequence above comes from Paraliobacillus zengyii. Encoded proteins:
- a CDS encoding response regulator transcription factor, with translation MKILFVKKPSLLREGIVQLLNRRFQESVIRVSDGSSYSDDLITNELSDMIILDLEIDLSHKEIIEIYKQANKKVIIWVADKECKKLNELFTKNLDGYFYNGMEERELIEAIELVQKDKKYVHPALSRLLLADYVRIQTKVPSQPIGLLSNREWEVLQLLSKGYNNIDIATHLYLSDKTVKNYVSSILRKLEVPDRTNAVLKALKQKWIYV
- a CDS encoding XRE family transcriptional regulator; this encodes MHTIGLRIKHLRTEKGDSMTTLGKAIGTDSANISNWENDKRIPGGKFIIALSEYFKITADWLLKGKIGEETNFIEPSLFISKKNELHSHFSSLASEDQHFIQAFVSFYSNYKNREQGITTEFYQELPLLKNKLTGSLLYANDNLLKYIPIPKQLANEGDFLIIAPETKGIKQGIQTGDIIIIKKKYKVQNGQLVMATTTDGAVNLYTIKKNQQMIQLIAFDQTKESANSSTEGIQIHGVVTGVYKSEGISLV
- a CDS encoding MATE family efflux transporter — its product is MRKQQDFTEGNIIKQLLVFSTPIMVTNLLQVSYQFTDSLWVGNLLGGNALGAIAVSSTIIFVLLSFIIGINNTTLTVLSQQKAKENEEGLKVYLNAFVVTLSILGILLGSIGFLASEGIVNLLGTPTSMHNDAVTYLRINSLGIFFLVGYNFIGTVLRALGDSRTPLRFVIIAVILNVILDPLFISGLDWGVTGAAYATILSQGVAFLYGIIFVFRRNLAPFVFPFLPKATEVKLILKLGIPSGLQMAVISAGSAAIISVVTSHGESVVAGFSAAQRLDSLFILPAQALGTAMNSMAGQNIGVQKWERVRQIAKYGLIYNFIIMGVIMSVILLTASIVIQLFIQEPEAVRFGSEFLMIVAFFYPFLGVNFVLNGIVRAAGAMYQVLILNVISFWLFRYPLTYLLSETIGEKGIAIGMGLSFVLSSIFAFMYYRFGKWKEKKLFQD
- a CDS encoding M20 metallopeptidase family protein, whose product is MRQQLDLIKDQAYALEEQLNKWRRHFHQYPELSFQESQTSDYIVEVLESLNVFTIERGIAKHGIIATITKGSGPVIGIRADMDALPITEQNDLPYTSAYPGVMHACGHDAHMAILLGVAVLVASDYQTENFRGTVKLIFQPAEEDTDIDGKTGAPYFIEAGLTKQVDAFLALHMCPWQRTGSIQVNKGASMANVDNFCLTIMGKGGHGGYPHESKDPIWMLGFVLQGLYGVISRKIDPLEVGTISVGKVSGGQNPNIIPDTVKIIGTIRSYSDKVRKQLIKEIDQVAQLVYSFEGDYQFEIESGEPVLDNNDQLIDMIENAGLSLFPGMEISHAPYGMGGEDFGHFTKEIPGAMFFLGCAQSEETKHSLHASDFMLDEAALSIGTGIIKATIDSYFREYYTTERLLNENC
- a CDS encoding cystathionine gamma-synthase family protein encodes the protein MKQAKIGTRAIWAGEKDSLAFGATQVPVVHSVSFGYDDMDEWYDVAIGKKEGHIYGRNTNPTVQAFEAKIKDLEGAKAATSFSTGMAAISNTLGTLLSPGDRIISIKDTYGGTNKIFTEFLPKLNIDVVLCDTGDHEAIEQEVAKGCNVLYLETPTNPTVKITDIKRMAKVGKAAGAVVIVDNTFATPINQNPLALGADLVIHSATKYLGGHADALGGSVCGSEELVEAIYHYREINGATLDPMAAYLLLRGMKTLKLRVDKQCKNALAVAKYLQTVNIVEAVYYPGLESHPGHSIATEQMKQYGGMLSFAVKGGVDTVRHLLPKLKYANRAANLGAVETVVGPSRTTSHVECTPEERAAMGIPEGLIRYSAGIEDIEDLLDDLEQAFHLLPEKLFATT
- a CDS encoding M24 family metallopeptidase — protein: MLAFDLIEYQNRIRETKQKMSESGIDVLLISDPANMYYLTGYDAWSFYVHQMLIIIIDEAQPIWIGRYMDANGVKATTWLYDENVMAYPDYYVNSTNYHPMDYIAEVLTQIGQGNRNIGVEMDHYYFSAKAYDSLKRGLPNAIFKDGDLIVNYVRMVKSDQEIHYMKRAAKIAEQAMFRGTEMIRTGVRECDAAATMYYNMISGTEEYGGDYPSIVPLLPSGENTGNPHLTWSDRKYIEGEAVIVELAGCYKRYHSPLARTVSIGKPTSKLQNLESVVLEGMDKVLQAMKPGMTCGEVEEVWRKSIKKYGFKKEARIGYSVGLNYPPDWGEHTASLRKGDTTILQPNMTFHFIPALWFDQHGIEISESVRITENGCETLANYPRELIVQDPFPRTQQSGIIS
- a CDS encoding PucR family transcriptional regulator, with the translated sequence MGLLAQEILELSIFESSTIKAGETNLVTNNIEWVSVIESPVENFVRKNEFVLTTGIGCKNDPEALETFVKDIIQSGASVLAFATGRYVFDIPSNLLQIANQSHLILIDIPWEVRFGDIVANIMQKITADKQDEREEAEIVRQQLVNCVLNDKGLQDIAQVLYKYVHLPLAISDNQFSIRANRSFSNEWLTPFQTELKHKEKTSKSDLSVGEHPLYYLLEAYQVKEQTIYYLPVINNHKIQGYLLVQSTQKKQLSWFVMNVLEHALTACALYFVKENAIELTEVRLKDNFVLQLAQQKVAKDNHLIAKADLLGYDLTYYYICLVGDLYYREAIKQYDNDRSENSSLQSQNYAIQKEITYAGELFSVKTMTTFDAGKVIIFLEATPEAYMEIANQFLDKVERRVSELLKGIVISWGIAAPEIDDYSFSDAYRKAKIALEIGIEQGGYGNRTMYEDTKVDRLLMALSDQPEVKDIVKQTLNNLLIYDQKRQTDLVHTFSTYNQYKGNVSQTARALNLHRQSLLHRLRNIETLTKLSLVDSDDAFLLELSVRIWKLQQVKNDNQ